From Methanobacterium congolense, one genomic window encodes:
- the topA gene encoding DNA topoisomerase I: MHEVIICEKPKASEKISAALSKNAVKKSYKKVPYYEFEENGKKTTVLTAVGHLYSLSPKDRKQKKLFDVEWVPLYEKDKKKKYVKNYVDAIKKLSKNADRFVHACDYDIEGTLIGYNALKYACGEKSLDNAVRMKFSTLTEEDLIEAYEHPLEIDFKQVDSGIARHVLDFFFGVNMSKYLTDSVMKATKRYIQLSAGRVQTPTLSILVDREKEISKFVPVPYWLIKADLDVSGVDEIITADHKKGKIMERKDADAILSECEGKDALVSGVDLKKTKKTPPVPFDLGSLQSEAYAVFGFSPRKTQQIAQNLYTEGYTSYPRTSSQKLPKSIGYDKILKKLSYNSAFGKQISKLKKPYKPNEGKKTDEAHPAIHPTGLLPKEISTDYRKIYELITYRFISVFGEDALLETMKTRLEIGKEEFSFSKKRMAKMGWMEHYPFKKVENDEFPNITEGETIDVKEVRAEDKETKPPARYNQASLIRELEKRGLGTKSTRANIIDILYNRKYVEGKKIVVNELGEHLIDTLKKYSSKITSEELTREFEEKMEGIMEGNTKKGEVIKEAEVEVASILDDIESNKLKIGEELYAAYRESRVVGKCKCGHNLILIDSPRGGSFVGCSGYPDCKSTYSLPRGASILKTTCEKCGLPMISFGKPRQRACLDPKCGKEGKEPTNEVVGKCPECGSNLIKRSGRYGEFIGCSGFPKCRFTQSIEKGD, translated from the coding sequence ATGCATGAGGTCATAATCTGCGAGAAGCCAAAGGCATCTGAAAAGATATCTGCTGCACTTTCAAAAAATGCAGTAAAAAAAAGTTATAAAAAGGTTCCCTACTATGAATTTGAAGAAAACGGCAAAAAAACAACGGTTTTAACTGCGGTAGGTCATCTTTACTCCCTTTCACCTAAGGACCGGAAGCAAAAAAAACTCTTTGATGTGGAGTGGGTGCCCCTCTACGAGAAGGACAAAAAGAAGAAGTACGTTAAAAACTACGTTGATGCCATAAAGAAGTTATCAAAGAATGCTGATAGATTTGTACATGCATGCGATTACGATATAGAGGGAACACTTATTGGATACAACGCTCTTAAGTACGCCTGTGGTGAGAAGAGCCTGGACAATGCAGTGAGGATGAAATTTTCAACCCTAACAGAAGAAGACCTCATTGAAGCCTACGAACATCCATTGGAGATAGATTTTAAACAGGTTGACAGTGGTATTGCAAGACACGTCCTGGACTTCTTCTTTGGTGTGAACATGTCCAAGTACCTCACAGACTCGGTTATGAAAGCCACGAAGAGGTACATACAACTCTCAGCAGGACGTGTTCAAACACCAACCCTTTCAATCCTCGTTGACAGGGAAAAGGAAATCAGCAAATTTGTTCCTGTTCCATACTGGCTTATAAAGGCAGATCTGGATGTCTCAGGTGTTGATGAGATCATAACTGCGGATCATAAAAAGGGCAAGATCATGGAGAGGAAGGATGCAGATGCCATCCTCTCAGAATGTGAAGGTAAAGACGCCCTTGTATCAGGGGTGGATCTTAAAAAGACCAAGAAAACACCTCCAGTTCCATTCGATCTGGGTTCCCTGCAATCTGAAGCCTACGCAGTTTTCGGATTCAGCCCAAGAAAAACCCAGCAGATAGCCCAGAACCTTTACACTGAGGGATACACTTCCTATCCACGTACATCATCCCAGAAACTGCCAAAGAGTATAGGATACGATAAGATACTCAAGAAGCTGAGCTACAACTCTGCATTTGGAAAGCAGATCTCCAAACTCAAAAAACCCTACAAACCAAATGAGGGTAAGAAGACAGATGAAGCACACCCTGCTATACACCCAACAGGCCTTCTTCCAAAGGAGATAAGTACGGATTACAGGAAGATCTACGAACTCATAACTTACAGGTTCATAAGCGTCTTCGGTGAAGATGCCCTTTTAGAGACCATGAAAACCCGTCTTGAAATAGGTAAGGAGGAGTTTTCATTCAGCAAGAAAAGAATGGCTAAAATGGGATGGATGGAACACTACCCCTTCAAGAAGGTTGAAAACGATGAATTCCCTAATATCACTGAGGGAGAAACCATCGATGTCAAGGAGGTCAGGGCTGAAGATAAGGAAACCAAACCTCCAGCACGCTACAACCAGGCATCTCTCATACGTGAACTTGAAAAAAGAGGGCTTGGAACCAAATCAACCCGTGCAAACATCATAGACATCCTCTACAACAGAAAATACGTTGAAGGTAAGAAGATAGTTGTCAACGAACTTGGAGAACATCTCATAGACACCCTCAAAAAGTACTCCAGCAAGATCACAAGTGAGGAGCTTACAAGGGAGTTTGAAGAGAAGATGGAAGGAATAATGGAAGGCAACACCAAAAAAGGTGAAGTTATTAAAGAGGCAGAGGTGGAAGTTGCATCCATACTCGACGACATTGAAAGTAACAAGCTGAAGATAGGTGAAGAACTCTACGCAGCCTACAGGGAAAGCAGGGTTGTTGGAAAGTGTAAGTGCGGCCATAACCTCATACTCATAGACTCTCCACGGGGAGGTAGTTTCGTTGGATGTTCAGGCTATCCAGACTGTAAATCAACTTACTCCCTTCCAAGGGGTGCAAGTATCCTTAAAACTACCTGTGAAAAGTGTGGCCTTCCAATGATATCCTTTGGAAAGCCAAGGCAGAGGGCATGTCTTGACCCAAAATGTGGTAAGGAAGGAAAGGAACCTACAAACGAGGTTGTGGGTAAATGTCCTGAGTGTGGCAGTAACCTCATAAAGAGATCCGGGCGTTACGGTGAATTCATAGGTTGCTCCGGATTTCCAAAGTGCAGGTTCACCCAGTCCATAGAGAAAGGGGATTAA
- a CDS encoding metallophosphoesterase has protein sequence MLIGVISDTHIPERASKIPETVFKTFENVDMILHAGDLVSSDVIDVLSEIAPMKCVQGNMDRMYHTKLPESEIIEVEGIKIGLNHGEVYPRGDTQQLKYIAMELGVKILISGHTHWSFIKDVGGVLLLNPGSPTVPRLSDPSVMLLEIENQKIDSEIIKVGSPVCKALNFQGNLEKV, from the coding sequence ATGTTAATAGGAGTTATATCAGACACCCACATACCTGAAAGAGCATCTAAAATTCCTGAAACAGTTTTTAAAACCTTTGAAAATGTTGATATGATTTTACACGCAGGAGATCTCGTATCCTCCGATGTGATTGATGTGCTCAGCGAGATAGCACCCATGAAATGTGTTCAGGGAAACATGGACCGCATGTACCATACTAAGCTTCCTGAAAGCGAAATTATTGAAGTTGAGGGAATTAAAATCGGTTTGAACCATGGTGAGGTTTATCCACGTGGAGACACCCAACAGTTGAAGTACATAGCCATGGAACTTGGTGTTAAGATCCTCATCAGTGGACACACCCACTGGTCATTTATAAAGGACGTTGGCGGTGTTCTGCTTTTAAATCCAGGGAGTCCAACTGTTCCCAGGCTTTCAGACCCTTCGGTAATGCTCCTTGAAATAGAAAATCAGAAGATCGACAGTGAAATCATCAAAGTTGGATCTCCAGTCTGCAAGGCTCTGAACTTTCAGGGAAATCTTGAGAAGGTTTGA
- a CDS encoding RlmE family RNA methyltransferase, translating to MTKKWNAERKHEHYYKMAKKNDYRSRASYKLKQLNNKFKIIRKGSYVLDLGAAPGGWSQVALEIIGEDGLVVGVDLQRIRPFENENFIGIKGDFTSEDTITKIRKAMEGTAEVVLSDASPKLSGIKDIDNLRSADLAETVLKICDLTLERNGCLIMKVFQGEEFERILKEIKQKFKIVKTTKPASSRKASTEMYVVAKGFKKDLS from the coding sequence ATGACTAAAAAATGGAATGCTGAACGTAAACACGAACATTACTACAAGATGGCCAAGAAAAATGATTACAGGTCAAGGGCATCCTACAAACTCAAACAATTGAACAACAAGTTCAAAATAATCAGAAAGGGGAGCTACGTCCTGGACCTTGGAGCTGCTCCAGGTGGATGGTCCCAGGTTGCCCTTGAGATCATTGGAGAAGATGGATTGGTTGTTGGTGTGGATCTGCAGCGCATAAGACCCTTTGAAAATGAGAATTTCATTGGAATAAAGGGTGATTTCACAAGTGAAGACACTATCACCAAGATAAGAAAGGCCATGGAAGGAACTGCTGAGGTCGTGCTTTCAGATGCATCACCCAAGCTTTCAGGGATAAAAGACATTGACAATCTCCGTTCTGCAGATCTTGCTGAAACCGTGCTTAAAATATGTGATCTAACCCTTGAAAGAAACGGCTGCCTTATAATGAAGGTTTTCCAGGGCGAAGAATTTGAAAGAATTCTCAAGGAAATAAAGCAGAAGTTCAAGATCGTTAAAACAACCAAACCTGCATCCTCACGCAAAGCAAGTACTGAGATGTACGTGGTTGCAAAGGGTTTCAAGAAGGATTTATCCTGA